In Collimonas arenae, a single genomic region encodes these proteins:
- a CDS encoding glucan biosynthesis protein G, whose product MSVPVRARIAVLPLTAALLLPCLSGNTFAFDFDNVAKQAKDLASSSYSKPEGSLPKEVGNLDYEQYKDIRFRLEKSTWRSQKLPFELAFFHEGYAFDQPVKINEINGQSVREIRFDPNDFDYGANKVDPKKMRALGFAGFRVHFPLNTAKYKDEAMSFLGASYFRALGKDQTYGMSARGLAIDTGLSSGEEFPRFTEFWIERPKASDKELTIYALLNSRRVTGAYRFVLKPGVDTTVDVKAQLYLRENVSKLGLAPLTSMFLHGDNQRSQVDDYRPEVHDSDGLSVASGTGEWIWRPLVNPKRLLVTSYSLSNPAGFGLMQRDRDFASYQDLGAHYEKRPSAWVQPKGNWGNGRVELVQIPTPDETNDNIVAFWVPETAPKVGQPFNLEYTLSWQKDADKRPPLSWVTQTRRGLGVLKKTDDNSIGLVVDFEGPVFKKLADKVQPEGVVSADDNGKVLDAKVERNDVTGGWRMSVRVRRNEDNKPVELRGFLRAGSTTLSETWSYILPPN is encoded by the coding sequence ATGTCCGTTCCAGTGCGAGCGCGCATCGCCGTCTTGCCACTTACTGCAGCGCTATTGCTGCCGTGTCTCAGCGGCAACACATTCGCCTTCGATTTCGATAACGTTGCCAAACAGGCAAAAGACCTGGCCTCCAGTTCATACAGCAAGCCAGAGGGCAGTCTGCCGAAGGAAGTCGGCAATCTCGATTATGAACAATACAAGGACATCCGCTTCCGCCTGGAAAAATCGACCTGGCGCAGCCAGAAATTGCCGTTCGAGCTGGCGTTCTTTCATGAGGGCTATGCCTTCGACCAACCGGTAAAGATCAATGAGATAAACGGCCAGAGCGTGCGTGAGATCCGCTTTGATCCTAACGATTTCGACTATGGCGCGAACAAGGTCGACCCCAAGAAAATGCGCGCGCTGGGCTTTGCCGGTTTCCGCGTGCATTTCCCGCTGAATACGGCTAAATACAAAGACGAGGCGATGTCGTTTCTTGGCGCCAGCTATTTCCGCGCACTGGGCAAGGATCAGACCTACGGCATGTCGGCAAGAGGCTTGGCGATCGATACTGGCCTCAGTTCAGGGGAAGAGTTTCCGCGTTTTACCGAATTCTGGATCGAGCGTCCCAAAGCCAGCGATAAAGAGCTGACCATTTACGCGCTGCTTAACTCGCGCCGCGTCACCGGCGCCTATCGCTTCGTGCTGAAGCCGGGCGTCGATACGACGGTTGACGTCAAGGCCCAGCTCTACCTGCGCGAAAATGTCAGCAAACTAGGCCTGGCACCGTTGACCAGCATGTTCTTGCATGGCGATAACCAACGTTCGCAGGTTGATGACTACCGTCCGGAAGTCCATGATTCCGACGGCTTGTCGGTCGCTTCCGGCACAGGCGAATGGATTTGGCGGCCGCTGGTCAATCCGAAGCGCTTGCTGGTGACCTCTTATTCGCTGAGCAACCCGGCCGGTTTCGGTCTGATGCAGCGCGATCGAGATTTTGCCAGCTACCAGGATCTGGGTGCACACTATGAAAAGCGCCCGAGCGCCTGGGTCCAGCCCAAGGGCAATTGGGGTAACGGCAGGGTAGAACTGGTGCAGATTCCGACGCCGGACGAGACCAACGACAATATCGTCGCCTTCTGGGTTCCGGAAACGGCGCCCAAGGTAGGTCAGCCATTCAATCTGGAATACACTTTGTCATGGCAGAAGGATGCTGACAAGCGGCCGCCATTATCATGGGTAACGCAAACCCGGCGCGGTCTCGGCGTGCTGAAAAAGACCGATGACAACAGTATCGGCCTGGTAGTGGATTTTGAAGGTCCGGTATTTAAAAAGCTGGCTGACAAGGTGCAGCCGGAAGGCGTAGTCAGCGCTGACGATAACGGCAAGGTGCTGGACGCCAAGGTGGAGCGCAATGACGTCACCGGCGGCTGGCGCATGTCGGTGCGGGTGCGCCGTAATGAAGATAACAAGCCTGTCGAACTGCGCGGTTTCTTGCGCGCTGGCAGCACCACTTTATCTGAAACCTGGAGCTACATATTACCGCCCAACTAG
- a CDS encoding dihydrofolate reductase, which yields MTTRLTIIVATDARNGIGIRNTLPWRLPEDLAHFKRTTSGHPIIMGRKTFESIGRPLPQRRNIVITRNPDWRHEGVESASSLAAAAALVGDAEAFIIGGAEIYAAAQDLTERQIVTEIQHNFDCDAFYPARDPLQWQEISRESHHSEANGFDYAFVVYQRRPAGSGEANS from the coding sequence ATGACCACACGCCTCACGATTATTGTCGCCACCGATGCCCGCAACGGCATAGGTATCCGTAATACTTTGCCCTGGCGCTTGCCAGAGGATCTGGCGCACTTTAAACGCACCACCTCGGGACACCCGATCATCATGGGCCGCAAAACCTTTGAATCGATTGGCCGCCCCCTGCCGCAGAGACGCAACATCGTCATCACCCGCAATCCCGATTGGCGTCACGAAGGCGTCGAAAGCGCATCGTCGCTAGCTGCCGCAGCGGCGCTGGTCGGCGATGCCGAGGCATTCATTATCGGCGGCGCCGAAATCTATGCCGCCGCCCAGGACTTGACCGAGCGGCAGATCGTTACCGAGATCCAGCACAATTTCGACTGCGACGCCTTTTATCCGGCGCGCGATCCGCTGCAATGGCAGGAAATTTCCCGCGAAAGCCATCACTCCGAAGCTAACGGTTTCGACTACGCTTTCGTGGTCTACCAGCGGCGGCCAGCCGGCAGCGGCGAGGCCAACAGCTAA